DNA from Halorarum salinum:
GAGCGTCGCGCGGAGGAACTCGGCGGGCCGGTCGACGTCGACCTCGCTGACGACGCCCGACTCGACCGCCTCCTCGAGCAGGCCCCGGACGTGGAGGTACACGCGCTCCTCGCTCCGGCTCACCTCCTCGCGGAACGTCGCGTCGGTCGCGGCCCGCATCCGGGGCTCCGCGAGCGCGTGCTGGGCGTCCGCCCGCTCGTCGGGGAGGTCGGCCGGGAGGACGCCGTCGACCAGCGCGTGGAGGGTCGCGATCGGGTCCCCGCCGGACGCGGCCTCGACCTCCGCCAGGAAGTGGTCGAGCGCGACGTCGAGAAACGAGGTGCGGAGGTCGTCCTTCGAGTCGTAGTGGTAGTACAGCAGCGACTTGCTCTCGTCGAACTCGTCGGCGATGTCGGCGATGGGGAGGTCCGCGTAGCCGTGTTCCCACGGCGCCCGGAACGTCGCCTCCGTGATCTCGCGTTCCGTCTCGGTGGGACCCCCGTCGCCCGCCGGTTCGGCGGCGAACGCGGATCCGCTCTCCGACGGCGACCCCCCGTCGGACGCGCCCGTCACTCGACGCGACGAGGGCGCGTCGAGTCCTCCTCTTCGTCGGCCGGGTCGGCAAAGCGGGCCGTACACCAGTGGCAGAACTCGAGATCGCCCTCGACCTCTCGTCCGCAGTCGGGGCAGGTGACGACGCTCTCCGCCGCGCTGGCGGCGACCGCCGCGTCGCGCTCGGCGCGGGCGAGCACGTACGCGTCCGCGACGCTCCCGAGCGCGACGAGCAGCGGCGGGAGGAACACGAGCGGGTCGACCGACGACGGGAGCGACCCCGACGTGGCCGTGAACCCCTCGGCGGCCGCGTCGATCGCCTCAGCGGGGACGAACAGCGCCAGCGACGCGTACACCAGCGCGAGCCACCCGAACGCGCGGCCCCACCGGCGGAGGTAGGCGTGCCCCAGGCCGGTGATGGCGA
Protein-coding regions in this window:
- a CDS encoding TetR/AcrR family transcriptional regulator, giving the protein MTGASDGGSPSESGSAFAAEPAGDGGPTETEREITEATFRAPWEHGYADLPIADIADEFDESKSLLYYHYDSKDDLRTSFLDVALDHFLAEVEAASGGDPIATLHALVDGVLPADLPDERADAQHALAEPRMRAATDATFREEVSRSEERVYLHVRGLLEEAVESGVVSEVDVDRPAEFLRATLVGGMLSRTTTDRPGSTAHVRESPHAYLGDLRVDDGL
- a CDS encoding DUF7575 domain-containing protein, with protein sequence MGENRSPKRPWLAALLALAITGLGHAYLRRWGRAFGWLALVYASLALFVPAEAIDAAAEGFTATSGSLPSSVDPLVFLPPLLVALGSVADAYVLARAERDAAVAASAAESVVTCPDCGREVEGDLEFCHWCTARFADPADEEEDSTRPRRVE